In Nocardioides nitrophenolicus, the genomic window GCCCACCTGGTCCATGCCGACCTGCTGGTGCTCCTGTCCGACGTCGACGGCCTGTACGACGGCCCGCCCAGCCGACCCGGCGCGCGGCTGATCCCCGACGTGCACGGCTCGGCCGACCTCGCCGACGTCGTCGTCGGCTCCGTGGGCGCCGCCGGGGTCGGCACCGGCGGCATGGTGACCAAGGTCGACGCCGCCGCGATCGCCACCGGCTCCGGCATCCCGGTGGTGCTGACCTCCGCGGACCGTGCGGGGGAGGCGCTGGCGGGGAAGCCGGTCGGGACGCTGTTCCATCCCACCGGCAAGCGCCGGCCCACCCGGCTGCTCTGGCTGCGCCACGCCACCGAGGCCAAGGGCGCACTGGTGCTCGACGCCGGTGCGGTCCGCGCGGTGGTCGAGCGACGGGCCTCGCTCCTCGCGGCGGGTGTGACCGGCGTCCAGGGCGACTTCAGCGCGGGCGACCCGGTCGACCTGCTCGACCCCGACGGAGCCGTCGTGGCCCGCGGCCTGGTCAACTTCGACGCCGCCGAGGTGCCGAACCTGCTCGGGCGCTCGTCGAAGGAACTCAAGCGCGAGCTCGGCGCGGCGTACGAGCGCGAGATCATCCACCGCGACGACCTGGTGGTGCTCACCTGACACCCGCGGTCGTCGGGTGGCCCGGCGCTGGGTGGGGGGAGCGGATGGGTCTGCTTCGCGCTGTAACACGCAGTTCGCTGCTGTTCCGGACCCGGGACGTCGCGAAACGGTGTCTGTACGGGTCCGGGACATACGACCGAGGTCGGGTAGGCCGGCGGACAACGTGTTACAGCGCCTCCCGACGCATCCATCCGGTGGGCGGGTCCGTTCGGCGCTGTAACACGCAGTTCGCTGCTGTTCCGGACCCAGGACGTCGCGAAACGGTGTCCGTACGGGTCCGGGACATACGACCGACGTCCGGTAGGCCGGCGGACAACGTGTTACAGCGGTTCCCGACCAGCCCCAGCCCACCCCACCACGAGGCCCTGGTCACCCTCGCAGCGCGCGCCGCACCCATCGGTCGGGCACGAGCGCCGAGAGCCGGTGTACGACGGCCGGTGCGTCGACGAGCAGGCTGGCCGCGCGGGAGGCCCGGACCACGCGTTCGGTGGGGCGGCGGCGGTGCCGCTCGAACGCCGCGAAGGCGGCTGCCGGCCGACCTGCCGGCGTCCCCGGTACGCCGAGCAGCCCGGCCAGCAGTGCCGCGTCGACCAGCGCCTGACCGCCGCCCTGGCCGAGGTGGGGGCGCATCGGGTGCGCGGCGTCGCCCAGCACCACCACCGGGCCGTCGGTCCAGCGGCGCAGCCGCTCGCGGTCGAGGACGTCGACCCGGCTGACCGTCGCCGGGTCGGTCGCGGCCAGCACCCGGGCGACCGGGTCCGGCCAGTCCCGGAACGCCCGGGCCAGGTGGGCGAGCTGGTCCGGCGCGGTGCCGTGGCCGGTGGCGCCGGCGGGCTCGCGGGCGGTGGCGAACCAGTAGGCCAGGTCCGCGCCCAGCGGCACCACCCCGAGCTCCTGACGCTCACCCCACAGCTGCACTGCGGTCAGTCCCGGGGCGGTGGTCAGGCCGCGCCAGGCGGGATAGCCGGCGTACCGCTCCCGCAGGCCGGGCTGCAGGGTGCGCGCCACCCGCGACCGGAAGCCGTCGGCGCCGACCAGGGCCGCGGCGTCGAGGGGCCTGGTGGACGTCTGCACCCGGACGCCCGCCCCGGCTCGCTGGTAGCCGGTGACCGCGCACCCGAAGGTCACGCTGCCCGGCGCCAGGCCGGCGTACAGCAGCTCGACGAGCACCCCGCGGCGGACGGCGAGCAGCGGCAGGTCGAGCGTGCGGAGCACCCGGCCGGAGCGGGTGCGGACCGTCCCGGGGCCGACGGGGTGGCCGGCGGCGCGCACGGCGGCGCCGATGCCGATCCGGTCCAGCGCGGCCAGGGCCTGCGGCCAGAGGGTGATCGCGCCGCCGGTGCTGCCGAGGGCCGGTCGCTCGTCGAGCAGCCGGCACGACCACGCCGAGCCGGCGTGCCGCAGCGCGGCCGCGAGGGCGAGCCCGGCGATGCCGGCCCCGGCGATCACCAGCTCCTCGCTCACCCGGCCACGGTAGCGGCCGGAGCCGCTCAGTCGCCGACCGCGTCGATCCCGCGCCGGACGATCAGCGGGTCGGGAGCGCCCACGATGCCGGCGTCCCTGCCGTCGTAGTCGAACCGGGACAGGAAGTGCCGCATCGCGTTGATCCGGGCCCGCTTCTTGTCGTTGGACTTGACCGTCGTCCACGGCGCCACGTCGGTGTCGGTGCGGCGGATCATCGCCTCCTTGGCCTCGGTGTAGGCCTCCCACCGGTCGAGGGACTCCAGGTCCATGGGGGACAGCTTCCACTGCCGGACCGGGTCGACCTGGCGGATGATGAAGCGGGTGCGCTGCTCCGAGCGGGTCACCGAGAACCAGTACTTGGTGAGCGTGATGCCGGACTCGACGAGCATCGCCTCGAAGGAGGGCACCTGCCGCATGAAGGTCTCGTACTCGTCGGGCGAGCAGAAGCCCATCACCCGCTCGACGACGGCGCGGTTGTACCAGCTGCGGTCGAACAGGGCCATCTCGCCGGCGGTCGGGAGGTGCTGGACGTAGCGCTGGAAGTACCACTGCCCGGCCTCGCGGTCGCTCGGCTTGGTCAGCGCGACCACGCGCGCGTGGCGGGGGTTGAGGTGCTCCATGAACCTCTTGATGGTGCCGCCCTTGCCGGCGGCGTCGCGGCCCTCGAAGACCAGCACGTGCTTGGAGCCACGGGCCTGGGCCCACGCCTGGAACTTGAGCAGCTCGACCTGGAGCAGGTACTTCTGCTCGTCGTACTCCTCGCGCTGGAGCCGCTCGTCGTAGGGGTAGTTCTCCCGCCAGGTGTCGACCGCCCGGCCGACCGGGTCGATGAGCACCGGGTCGTCGTCGTGGTCGTCGCCGATGGTGTGGCCCTCGACGCCGAGGCGGTCGATGTAGGCACGGACGTCCTGCAGCATGGCTGGAGGCTAGGGAGCCGGCGTGAACGGAAGGTGACCGTGAGCTGGCCCGCCACGACCGGAGGCTAATCTTGGAGGCGCCATGAACGACGCCCGCACGGTCTACCTCGACCACGCCGCGACGACGCCGATGACCGACGTCGCGGTGGAGGCGATGACCGCCCACCTGCGCGAGGTCGGCAACGCCAGCTCGCTGCACGCGTCCGGCCGCCGGGCCCGTCGGGTCGTCGAGGAGTCGCGCGAGACCGTGGCGCAGGCCCTGGGCTGCCGTCCCGGCGAGGTGGTGTTCACCTCCGGCGGCACCGAGGCCGACAACCTCGCCGTCAAGGGGCTGTACTGGTCGCGCCGCGACGCCGACCCCCGCCGGGTGCGGATCCTCGCGACCGCCGTCGAGCACCACGCCGTGCTCGACGCGCTGGCGTGGCTCGAGGAGCACGAAGGCGCCGAGGTCGAGCTGCTGCCCGTCGACGAGCTGGGCCGGCTCGACGTCGCCGCGCTGCGAGCGGCGATCGAGCGTGACCCCGCGTCGATCGCGCTGGTCACGGTGATGTGGGCCAACAACGAGGTCGGCACCCTCCAGCCGATCGGCGACGTCGTCGCCCTCGCGCACCCCCACGGCATCCCCGTCCACACCGACGCCGTCCAGGCGGTCGGCGCGACCCCCGTCGACTTCGCGGCCTCCGGCGTCGACGCGCTCTCGCTGTCCGGACACAAGGTCGGCGGGCCCCAGGGCGTCGGCGCGCTCGTCGTACGCCGGGAGGTCGAGCTGGCCGCGCTCGTCCACGGCGGCGGGCAGGAGCGCGACGTGCGCAGCGGCACCCTCGACGTCCCGGCGATCGCGGGCTTCGCCGCCGCGGTCGAGCTCGCGGTCAAGCAGCAGAGCGAGCACGCCGCCCGGCTCACGGCTCTGCGCGACGACCTGGTCGCCGCCGTACGACGGGCGGTGCCGGACGCCGTGCTCAACGGCGACCCGGTCGACCGACTGCCCGGCAACGCCCACCTCAGCTTCCCGGGCTGCGAGGGCGACTCGCTGCTGATGCTGCTCGACGCCCGCGGCATCGAGTGCTCGACCGGATCGGCCTGCTCGGCCGGCGTGCCCCAGCCCTCCCACGTGCTGCTGGCGATGGGCCGCACGAGCGACGGCGCCCGCAGCTCCCTGCGGTTCAGCCTGGGCCACACCAGCACGTCCGCCGACGTCGAGGCGGTCGGCGAGGCGATCGCCGCCTGCGTCGAGCGGGCCCGCGCGGCTCGTGCCTGACGTCCGGAGGTGAGCAGCCGATGAAGGTCGTCGCCGCCATGTCGGGCGGAGTGGACTCCGCGGTGGCCGCCGCGCGCGCCGCCGAGGCCGGCCACGAGGTCACCGGCATCCACCTGGCCCTCTCGCGCAACCCGAAGTCGTACCGCACCGGTGCCCGCGGCTGCTGCACCATCGAGGACGCCAACGACGCCCGCCGCGCGGCCGACGTGATCGGCATCCCGTTCTACGTCTGGGACCTCTCCGACCGCTTCCACGCCGACGTGGTCGAGGACTTCATGGACACCTACGCGGCCGGGCAGACGCCCAACCCCTGCCTGCGCTGCAACGAGCGGATCAAGTTCGCCGCGGTCCTCGACCGGGCGCTCGCGCTGGGCTTCGACTCCGTCGCGACCGGGCACTACGCGACGGTCCGGACGTCGGCCGGTGGCGACGTCGAGCTGCACCGGGCGGTCGACGGGGCCAAGGACCAGTCCTATGTGCTCGGGGTGCTCGACGAGCAGCAGCTGCGGCACTCGCTCTTCCCGCTCGGCGACACGCCCAAGCCGCAGGTGCGGGCCGAGGCGGCCGCGCGTGGGCTGCTGGTCGCCGACAAGCCCGACAGCCACGACATCTGCTTCGTCGCCGACGGCGACAGCACCGGCTGGCTGCGCGAGAAGCTCGGCGACCGCGCGCCCAACCACGGCGGCGAGATCGTCGACGACGTCACCGGGGCGGTGCTCGGCGAGCACACCGGGACCTACGGGTTCACGATCGGGCAGCGCAAGGGGCTGCGGCTCGGGCATCCCGCCGCCGACGGCCGGCCGCGCTACGTCCTCGACATCGAGCCGGTCTCGGGCACGGTGACCGTCGGGCCGCGCGAGCGGCTCGCGGTCGACCGGGTCGAGGGCGACCGGGTGCGCTGGTGCGGCCGTCCGCTCGACGCCGGCAGCGTCCTCGACGGCCCCGGGGTGACGGTCCAGCTGCGCGCCCACGGCGCCGAGCACCGCGCGGTCGTCCGTGTCGGCGCCGACACGCTGGACGTCGACCTGCTCGAGCACGCCGAGGGGATCGCGCCCGGCCAGGCCGTCGTCGTCTACGACGGCACCCGGGTCGTCGGCTCCGCCGCGATCACCCGCACCCGGCGGGTGGCGGCGTGAGCGGCGGCGTGAGGGGCACCGGCGTCGGCTCCTTCCCGGGCGACACCCAGCGCGACTACGACGAGGCGCTGTCCGTGGTGCTCGGCGAGCTCGCCTCCGACGAGCACGGGCTGGCCTTCGTGCCCGAGGTGCCCGGCCGCGGCGCCGGAGCCGCGCTGACCGGCCGCACCCTGGGCCTGGTCACCGAGCTCGACGCCGACCTGCAGCCCGAGGGCTGGCGGCTCACCGGCACCTCCGGCGCGCCGGCGCTCGACCAGCGCCGCGCGCGCAGCCTGCTCGCCCAGGACCTCGACGCGCTGGAGGAGCGGGCCGCCGGGCACGCCGGGCCGGTCAAGGTGCAGGTCGCCGGTCCGTGGACCCTCGCCGCCACCGTCGAGCGCCCGCGGGGCGACAAGCTGCTCGCCGACCACGGTGCCCGCCGCGAGCTCGCCCAGGCGCTCGCCGTCGCGGTGGGCGACCACCTGGCCGACGTCCGCCGCCGGCTGCCGGACGCCGCCGAGCTGGTGCTCCAGCTCGACGAACCGGCGCTGCCCGCGGTGCTGGCGGCCGGCGTACCGACGGCGTCGGGGTTCGGCAAGCACCGCGCCGTCCATCCGCCCGAGGCGAGCGAGGCACTGGGCTGGGTGCTCGCCGCGGCCGCCGACGCGGGTGCGACGCCGTGGGTGCACTGCTGCGCGGCCGACGCGCCGATCGCGCTGCTCCGCGGCGCCGGCGCGCGGGGCGTGCTGGTCGACCTCGACCAGCTCGACGCCGACGGTCACGACGCCGCGGCCGAGGCGCTGGAGGCGGGCGACACCATCGGACTCGGCGTGGTGCCGACGACCGGACCGCTGCCCGGCGACAAGGCGCTCGTGGAGCGGGGGCTGCGCTGGCTGGACCTGCTGGGCCTCGACCCGGAGCGGGCCGGCGCCGGCCTGGTGGTCACGCCCACCTGCGGACTCGCCGGCAGCTCCGCCGCCGACGCCCGCCGCGCGCTCGAGCTGGCCCGACGGGTTGCGAGCGCTCTGTCAGGCTGATCGGGTGATCAGCACTCGGGGCTTCCTGCTCAAGAGCCTGGCCGCCGCACTCGTCGTGCTCGGCGTGCTCGTGGCCGTCACCGCGCTCGGCCGCTGGCTCTCCGGCTCCGACGACGGTCCCGACGGCGGTCCCGACGGCGGCCCGGCGCCCGCGACCAAGAAGGCGATCGCGGCCGTGGCCGTCGACGTCCTCGACCTGCGCGTCACGTCCTTCGAGGTGAACCCCTCCTACGACACGCCGGACCCGCTGGGCGTCGAGATCCGCTTCCGGCCGCCGGGGGAGGAGGGCGACTCCCACTATCTCCACGTCGGGGTGCGGCCGGAGGGGCAGGCAGAGGAGTGCAGGGAGTACTACGAGTGCGCCGACTGGGAGGACCACGGCGGCCGGTTCCACCTGTCCTGGCAGGAGGAGCAGCCCGAGGAGGATCCCGGCATCCTCACCCTGACCTTCCGCGTCGCGGGGGAGGAGCGCAGCGTCACCTACGCCGGCGAGCAGCTCACCGGCGACCCGCGGGAGCAGGAGCTGCCGCTCAGCGTCGAGGGCGACCTGGTGCGGCTGCTCACCGACGACCGCCTCTCCGCGACCACCACCCGGGCGATGGTCGAGGCCGACCTGCCGAAGTGGCCGGAGGACGACACGGCCGGTGACCCGGTCCCGACCACGCCCGAGATCGTCGCGCAGTGGATGGTCGAGGACGGGGTGCGCGAGGTCGCGGACCAGCGCCCCGCCGACACCGGCGCGTACGGCGACGGCGCGGTCGGCGCCGAGCTGGCCGCGCGCGACCACACGACGAGCGTGGTGCTGGTGCCGAAGGACAGCCCGACGGTGCCGACCTGCGGTGCGGACTGGCACTGCGAGACCCGGCGCGACGTCGTACGGGGCTGGCAGCCGGGCGTCGCGATCGCCATCCGCCGGACCCCCGACGCCGTCGTACTGGTCACCGTCCGCGCCGACGGCATCGACGGGCCGGTCGGTCGGCGTTCCGGTGGTGCGGCCGCGGCCGACTATCTGGCCCTGGCGGACGGCTTCGCCGCGTTCACGCTGACCACGACCAAGGAGTTCGCCGCCGGCGTCCCGGCCTGGTGATTCCGCCGACCCGGCGCGAACTGGCTCCGGAAATGCGCCGACCCGGCGTGAAGTGGCTCGAAAAAAGCACCGACCCGGCGCAAAAGTGGCACTTTTGCGCCGGGTCGGCGGGGGAGGCCGGGGTCAGCCGACGTGGACCCCCTCGGGTACGTCGCCCGCGAGCTCGGTGTGCTTGACGTTCAGCAGCAGCCACACGATCAGCGAGGCGGCCCACATCATGAACGCGCCGACCAGGAAGGCGTGGGTGGCGCCGTCGGCGAAGGCCATCGGGCCGTTGAGCTGGCTGGTCGGGTTGGCCGTCATCAGCTCACCCAGCTTCGAGGTGGTGAAGTGCGCGGCCACGGCCGAGAGGGTGGCCAGACCGAGCGCGCCGCCGACCTGCTGCATGGTGTTGAGGACACCCGAGCCGATGCCGGCGTCCTGGGTGCGCACGCCGTGGACGGCGACCAGCGTCATCGGGACGAAGGTCAGGCCCATGCCGAGTGACATGAGAACGATGTACGGCGCGATGTCGGTCCAGTAGTTCACCGAGCCGAACTCGAGGCGGGAGAACATGAACAGCGCGAACCCGGCGATCAGGGTGCCGGTGCCGGAGAGGAAGCGCGGGTCCATCTTGGCGATCAGCTTGGACGACAGGGTCGCTCCGAACACCATGCCGACGCAGAACGGCAGGAACGCGAAGCCGGCCTTGAGCGGCGAGTAGCCCATGATGTTCTGGACGTAGAGCGAGAGGAAGAAGAACATCGCGAACATCGCGGCCGGCGTGATCATCATCGACACGAAGGCCACCGCGCGGGTGCGGCTGGCGAAGATCGACAGCGGCATGAGCGGGCTCTTCACCCGGGTCTCGGCGAAGACGAACGCGATCAGCGCGACGACGCCGAGGGCGATGGCGGTCAGTGCGAGCGGGTCGCCCCAGCCGTAGCTGGTGCCGTTCGGGTTGACCGCGGAGATCGTGTCGGGGTCGACGTTGCTGGTGCGGGTGATGCCGTAGACCAGCGCGAGCAGGCCGCCGGTGCCGAGCACGGCGCCGGGCAGGTCGAGGGTGCCGGCGTGGTGGTCGGTGTCGGGCAGCAGCCGCGGGGCGAAGAACGCCGCGCCGAGGCCGATCGGGACGTTGATCAGGAAGGTCAGCCGCCAGCCCCAGTTCGGGTCGAGGTCGGTCAGCCAGCCACCGAGGATCAGGCCGATCGCGGCGCCGACGCCGGACATCATGGCGAAGACGGAGAACGCCCGGTTGCGGGCCGGGCCGGCCGGGAAGGTCGTGGTGATCAGGGCCAGCGCGGTCGGCGAGGCGAGCGCGGCGCCGAGGCCCTGGAGGCCCCGCGAGCCGAGCAGCATGGCCTCGTTCTGGGCGATGCCGCCGAGGGCGGAGGCGACGGCGAACAGCGCGACGCCGATCATGAAGACCCGGCGGCGACCGTAGAGGTCACCGAGGCGGCCGCCGAGCAGCAGCAGGCCGCCGAAGGCGAGCGCGTAGCCGGTGACGACCCACGACAGGTTGGAGGCGTCGATCTTGAGGTCGGTGCCGATGTAGGGCAGGGCGATGTTGGCGATGGTGCTGTCGAGCACCACCATCAGCTGCGCCACGCAGATGAGGACGAGCGCCCAGCCCAGATGCTTCGAGCCGGGGGCGGCCTGCTCCTTCTCGGGCAGGTCGGAGGCGGTCATTTCGGCCACAGTGCTTCCTTGGATGTGAGGAGTTGTGTGAGAACGGTCAGCCGCGGGTGGCGGCCGGGAGGATGACCTGGTCGACGACGCGGGCGATCAGGTCGGGAGTCGGCTGGTCGCCGATGAGGAACATGCGGTGGAGCACGATCCCGGGCAGGGCGGCGGAGAGGATCTCGAGGTCGAGGCCGTCGCGGAGCTCGCCCCGCTGGTGGGCCCGCTCGTAGATCTGCTGGGCGATGGCCACCTTGGGGGCGATGAACCGCTCCCGGAACGCGGCGGCGAACTCGGCGTCGCGTCCGATCGCGGTGACCACGCTCCCGAGGATGGCGGTCTGGTGCTCGTCGGTGAGCCCACCCGGCGCGCAGAACACGCTGAGCAGGTCTCCGCGCAGGCTGCCCGTGTCTCGGGGCAGCTCCAACGGTGTCTTCTGGGACATGAGCGCGTCGATGACGAGCGCGGCCTTGCCGTCCCACTTGCGGTAGAGCGTGGCCTTCGACGCCTTGGCCTTCGTGGCGACCGCGTCCATGGTGAGGCGGTCGTACCCGACGTCGACCAGCACGGCCAGCGTCGCGTCGAGGATCTCCTGCTCCCGGTCGCCCTCCACACGGGGTCGGGTCGGCGCCTCACGGCGGCTGCGACGGGGGACCATAGATGAAACGGTACGGTTTCGTTTCGTCTGATGGCAAGACCCTGAATTGGTGACGCGCGCCACGCTCCGTGCGCCGGCGCCGCCCGCTGTCGGCACCGCGGTGGAGAATGCGGGTCATGACCGACGCCGCCGAGCTCCCCGCCGTCCCGCCCGAGGCCCGTGACGAGCACGCCCGGCTCGTCGACGAGGTCGAGGAGGCGCGCTGGCGCTACTACGTGCTCGACCAGCCGACCCTCTCCGACGCCGACTTCGACCAGCGCATGCGCCGGCTCGAGGAGCTCGAGGAGGCGTACGCCGAACTGCGCACCCCCGACTCGCCGACCCAGAAGGTCGGTGGGGCGGTGGCCACCGACTTCACGGCCGTCGACCACCTGCAGCGGATGGAGAGCCTCGACAACGCCTTCTCCTTCGAGGATCTCGGCGCCTGGTACGCCCGGCTCGGGCGCGACGGCGTCGAGGCGCCGGCGCTGCTGTGCGAGCTCAAGGTCGACGGCCTGGCGATCAACCTGCTCTACGAGGACGGCCGCCTGGTCCGGGCGCTGACCCGCGGCGACGGGCGCACGGGCGAGGACGTCACGCCCAACGTGAAGACCATCGCCGCCGTGCCCCACCGGCTCACCGGCACCGACGAGTTCCCGGTGCCGGCGCTGGTCGAGGTGCGGGGCGAGGTCTTCCTCCCGGTCGCGGCCTTCGAGGCGCTCAACGTCGCGATGACCGAGGCCGGCAAGCCCGCCTTCGCCAACCCGCGCAACGCCGCCGCCGGCTCGCTGCGCCAGAAGGACCCCCGGGTCACCGCGTCCCGTGCGCTCGGGATGGTCTGCCACGGCATCGGCGCCCGCGAGGGCTTCGAGCCCCGGACCCAGTCGCAGGCCTACGACGCGCTGGCCGCCTGGGGGCTGCCGGTCTCCGAGCAGGTCCGGGTGCTGCCGACCCTCGCCGACGTCGAGCAGTACGTCGCGAACGCCGGCGCGAACCGCCACACCATCGTCCCCTACGAGATCGACGGGGTCGTGGTGAAGGTCGACGAGGTCGCCCTGCAACGCCGGCTGGGCTCCACGAGCCGCGCGCCGCGCTGGGCGATCGCCTACAAGTACCCGCCCGAGGAGGTCAACACCAAGCTCCTCGACATCGCGGTCAACGTCGGCCGCACGGGCCGGGTGACGCCCTACGGGATCATGGAGCCGACCAAGGTCGCCGGCTCCACGGTCGAGAACGCCACGCTCCACAACTTCCACGAGGTCGAGCGCAAGGACGTGCGGCCCGGCGACACCGTGATCCTGCGCAAGGCCGGCGACGTGATCCCCGAGATCGTCGGTCCGGTGCTGCCGCTGCGGCCCGAGGGACTGGCGCCGTGGGTCCCGCCGACGACCTGCCCGGCCTGCGGCACCGAGCTGGTGGAGCAGAAGGAGGGCGACAAGGACCGGCGCTGCCCCAACCACGAGAAGTGCCCGGGCCAGGTCCGCGAGCGGGTGTTCTTCGTCGCCGGCCGCAGCGCCTTCGACATCGAGGGCCTGGGCTACGAGGCCGCGGTCGCGCTGCTCGACGCGGGCGTGATCACCAACGAGGGCGACGTCTTCGACCTCACCGCCGACCAGCTGCGCGCCACCGAGCTGTTCACCCGGGCGCCGAAGAAGGACGAGGACGGCCCCCAGCTCACCGCCAACGGTGCCAAGCTGCTCGCCAACCTCGACGCCCGCAAGGACGTCCCCCTGTGGCGGGTGATCGTCGCCCTCTCCATCCGCCACACCGGTCCGAGCGCGTCGCGCGCGCTCGCCCAGGAGTTCGGCTCGATGGCGGCCATCCGGACGGCGACG contains:
- the mnmA gene encoding tRNA 2-thiouridine(34) synthase MnmA codes for the protein MKVVAAMSGGVDSAVAAARAAEAGHEVTGIHLALSRNPKSYRTGARGCCTIEDANDARRAADVIGIPFYVWDLSDRFHADVVEDFMDTYAAGQTPNPCLRCNERIKFAAVLDRALALGFDSVATGHYATVRTSAGGDVELHRAVDGAKDQSYVLGVLDEQQLRHSLFPLGDTPKPQVRAEAAARGLLVADKPDSHDICFVADGDSTGWLREKLGDRAPNHGGEIVDDVTGAVLGEHTGTYGFTIGQRKGLRLGHPAADGRPRYVLDIEPVSGTVTVGPRERLAVDRVEGDRVRWCGRPLDAGSVLDGPGVTVQLRAHGAEHRAVVRVGADTLDVDLLEHAEGIAPGQAVVVYDGTRVVGSAAITRTRRVAA
- a CDS encoding MFS transporter — its product is MTASDLPEKEQAAPGSKHLGWALVLICVAQLMVVLDSTIANIALPYIGTDLKIDASNLSWVVTGYALAFGGLLLLGGRLGDLYGRRRVFMIGVALFAVASALGGIAQNEAMLLGSRGLQGLGAALASPTALALITTTFPAGPARNRAFSVFAMMSGVGAAIGLILGGWLTDLDPNWGWRLTFLINVPIGLGAAFFAPRLLPDTDHHAGTLDLPGAVLGTGGLLALVYGITRTSNVDPDTISAVNPNGTSYGWGDPLALTAIALGVVALIAFVFAETRVKSPLMPLSIFASRTRAVAFVSMMITPAAMFAMFFFLSLYVQNIMGYSPLKAGFAFLPFCVGMVFGATLSSKLIAKMDPRFLSGTGTLIAGFALFMFSRLEFGSVNYWTDIAPYIVLMSLGMGLTFVPMTLVAVHGVRTQDAGIGSGVLNTMQQVGGALGLATLSAVAAHFTTSKLGELMTANPTSQLNGPMAFADGATHAFLVGAFMMWAASLIVWLLLNVKHTELAGDVPEGVHVG
- a CDS encoding FAD-dependent monooxygenase; this translates as MSEELVIAGAGIAGLALAAALRHAGSAWSCRLLDERPALGSTGGAITLWPQALAALDRIGIGAAVRAAGHPVGPGTVRTRSGRVLRTLDLPLLAVRRGVLVELLYAGLAPGSVTFGCAVTGYQRAGAGVRVQTSTRPLDAAALVGADGFRSRVARTLQPGLRERYAGYPAWRGLTTAPGLTAVQLWGERQELGVVPLGADLAYWFATAREPAGATGHGTAPDQLAHLARAFRDWPDPVARVLAATDPATVSRVDVLDRERLRRWTDGPVVVLGDAAHPMRPHLGQGGGQALVDAALLAGLLGVPGTPAGRPAAAFAAFERHRRRPTERVVRASRAASLLVDAPAVVHRLSALVPDRWVRRALRG
- the ppk2 gene encoding polyphosphate kinase 2, which encodes MLQDVRAYIDRLGVEGHTIGDDHDDDPVLIDPVGRAVDTWRENYPYDERLQREEYDEQKYLLQVELLKFQAWAQARGSKHVLVFEGRDAAGKGGTIKRFMEHLNPRHARVVALTKPSDREAGQWYFQRYVQHLPTAGEMALFDRSWYNRAVVERVMGFCSPDEYETFMRQVPSFEAMLVESGITLTKYWFSVTRSEQRTRFIIRQVDPVRQWKLSPMDLESLDRWEAYTEAKEAMIRRTDTDVAPWTTVKSNDKKRARINAMRHFLSRFDYDGRDAGIVGAPDPLIVRRGIDAVGD
- the ligA gene encoding NAD-dependent DNA ligase LigA, which codes for MRVMTDAAELPAVPPEARDEHARLVDEVEEARWRYYVLDQPTLSDADFDQRMRRLEELEEAYAELRTPDSPTQKVGGAVATDFTAVDHLQRMESLDNAFSFEDLGAWYARLGRDGVEAPALLCELKVDGLAINLLYEDGRLVRALTRGDGRTGEDVTPNVKTIAAVPHRLTGTDEFPVPALVEVRGEVFLPVAAFEALNVAMTEAGKPAFANPRNAAAGSLRQKDPRVTASRALGMVCHGIGAREGFEPRTQSQAYDALAAWGLPVSEQVRVLPTLADVEQYVANAGANRHTIVPYEIDGVVVKVDEVALQRRLGSTSRAPRWAIAYKYPPEEVNTKLLDIAVNVGRTGRVTPYGIMEPTKVAGSTVENATLHNFHEVERKDVRPGDTVILRKAGDVIPEIVGPVLPLRPEGLAPWVPPTTCPACGTELVEQKEGDKDRRCPNHEKCPGQVRERVFFVAGRSAFDIEGLGYEAAVALLDAGVITNEGDVFDLTADQLRATELFTRAPKKDEDGPQLTANGAKLLANLDARKDVPLWRVIVALSIRHTGPSASRALAQEFGSMAAIRTATEEELAAAEGVGPTIARAVIEWFEVPWHVAIVEKWTAAGVSMADERDESVARTLEGLTVVVTGSLQDFSRDSAKEAILSRGGKAAGSVSKKTDFVVIGENAGSKADKAEQLGVPILDEDGFKRLLAQGPPAADEADEAGDDQDS
- a CDS encoding TetR/AcrR family transcriptional regulator, producing MVPRRSRREAPTRPRVEGDREQEILDATLAVLVDVGYDRLTMDAVATKAKASKATLYRKWDGKAALVIDALMSQKTPLELPRDTGSLRGDLLSVFCAPGGLTDEHQTAILGSVVTAIGRDAEFAAAFRERFIAPKVAIAQQIYERAHQRGELRDGLDLEILSAALPGIVLHRMFLIGDQPTPDLIARVVDQVILPAATRG
- a CDS encoding methionine synthase; amino-acid sequence: MSGGVRGTGVGSFPGDTQRDYDEALSVVLGELASDEHGLAFVPEVPGRGAGAALTGRTLGLVTELDADLQPEGWRLTGTSGAPALDQRRARSLLAQDLDALEERAAGHAGPVKVQVAGPWTLAATVERPRGDKLLADHGARRELAQALAVAVGDHLADVRRRLPDAAELVLQLDEPALPAVLAAGVPTASGFGKHRAVHPPEASEALGWVLAAAADAGATPWVHCCAADAPIALLRGAGARGVLVDLDQLDADGHDAAAEALEAGDTIGLGVVPTTGPLPGDKALVERGLRWLDLLGLDPERAGAGLVVTPTCGLAGSSAADARRALELARRVASALSG
- a CDS encoding cysteine desulfurase family protein produces the protein MNDARTVYLDHAATTPMTDVAVEAMTAHLREVGNASSLHASGRRARRVVEESRETVAQALGCRPGEVVFTSGGTEADNLAVKGLYWSRRDADPRRVRILATAVEHHAVLDALAWLEEHEGAEVELLPVDELGRLDVAALRAAIERDPASIALVTVMWANNEVGTLQPIGDVVALAHPHGIPVHTDAVQAVGATPVDFAASGVDALSLSGHKVGGPQGVGALVVRREVELAALVHGGGQERDVRSGTLDVPAIAGFAAAVELAVKQQSEHAARLTALRDDLVAAVRRAVPDAVLNGDPVDRLPGNAHLSFPGCEGDSLLMLLDARGIECSTGSACSAGVPQPSHVLLAMGRTSDGARSSLRFSLGHTSTSADVEAVGEAIAACVERARAARA
- the proB gene encoding glutamate 5-kinase, with the protein product MSERALVTGARRIVVKVGSSSLTTAAGGIAPERMSALVDVLAAARARGAEVVLVSSGAIAAGLAPLGLRRRPRGLAAQQAAASVGQGLLVHRYTEELARHGLIAGQVLLTLDDVTRRSHYRNAHQTFAQLLELGVIPIVNENDTVATTEIRFGDNDRLAALVAHLVHADLLVLLSDVDGLYDGPPSRPGARLIPDVHGSADLADVVVGSVGAAGVGTGGMVTKVDAAAIATGSGIPVVLTSADRAGEALAGKPVGTLFHPTGKRRPTRLLWLRHATEAKGALVLDAGAVRAVVERRASLLAAGVTGVQGDFSAGDPVDLLDPDGAVVARGLVNFDAAEVPNLLGRSSKELKRELGAAYEREIIHRDDLVVLT